One region of Molothrus aeneus isolate 106 chromosome 1, BPBGC_Maene_1.0, whole genome shotgun sequence genomic DNA includes:
- the LOC136553992 gene encoding myosin-7 isoform X1, with translation MPDVEMAEFGEAAPYLRKSEKERLAAQTRPFDLKKDIFVPDEKEEFVKATIVSREGSKITAETEHGKTVTVKEDQIMQQNPPKFDKIEDMAMLTFLHEPAVLYNLKDRYASWMIYTYSGLFCVTVNPYKWLPVYNAEVVAAYRGKKRSEAPPHIFSISDNAYQNMLTDRENQSILITGESGAGKTVNTKRVIQYFAVIAAIGDRGKKEAGAPGKGTLEDQIIQANPALEAFGNAKTVRNDNSSRFGKFIRIHFGATGKLASADIETYLLEKSRVIFQLKAERNYHIYYQILSNKKPELLDMMLVTNNPYDYAFISQGETTVPSIDDGEELLATDSAFDVLGFTPEEKNSIYKLTGAIMHFGNMKFKQKQREEQAEPDGTEEADKSAYLMGLNSADLLKGLCHPRVKVGNEYVTKGQNVQQVIYAVGALAKAVYEKMFNWMVTRINNSLETKQPRQYFIGVLDIAGFEIFDFNSFEQLCINFTNEKLQQFFNHHMFVLEQEEYKKEGIEWEFIDFGMDLQACIDLIEKPMGIMSILEEECMFPKATDMTFKAKLFDNHLGKSANFGKPRNIKGKPEAHFALIHYAGTVDYNIIGWLQKNKDPLNETVVGLYQKSALKLLANLFANYAGADAPVEKGKGAKKKGSSFQTVSALHRENLNKLMTNLRSTHPHFVRCIIPNETKSPGVMNNPLVMHQLRCNGVLEGIRICRKGFPNRILYGDFRQRYRILNPAAIPEGQFIDSRKGAEKLLGSLDIDHNQYKFGHTKVFFKAGLLGLLEEMRDERLARIMTRLQAQVRGFLSRQEFKKILERRDSLLVIQWNIRAFMGVKNWPWMKLYFKIKPLLKSAETEKEMQNMKEEFGRLKEALEKSEARRKELEEKMVSMLQEKNDLQLQVQAEQDNLADAEERCDQLIKNKIQLEAKVKEMTERMEDEEEMNAELTAKKRKLEDECSELKKDIDDLELSLAKVEKEKHATENKVKNLTEEMAGLDETIVKLTKEKKALQESHQQALDDLQAEEDKVNTLTKAKVKLEQQVDDLESSLEQEKKIRMDLERAKRKLEGDLKLAQENIMDLENDKQQLDERLKKKDFELNALNARIEDEQAVAAQLQKKLKELQARIEELEEELEAERTGRAKVEKLRSDLSRELEEISERLEEAGGATSVQIELNKKREAEFQKMRRDLEEATLQHEATAAALRKKHADSVAELSEQIDNLQRVKQKLEKEKSELKLELDDVGSNMEQLIKAKANLEKMCRTMEDQMNEHRTKSEEAQRMVNDLTTQRAKLQTENGELSRQLEEKEAFINQMTRGKLTYTQQLEDLKRQLEEEVKAKNALAHALQSARHDCDLLREQYEEETEAKAELQRSLSKANSEVAQWRTKYETDAIQRTEELEEAKKKLAQRLQEAEEAVEAVNAKCSSLEKTKHRLQNEIEDLMADLERSNAAAAALDKKQRNFDKILSEWKQKFEESQVELEASQKEARSLSTELFKLKNAYEESLDHLETLKRENKNLQEEISDLTEQLGGSHKTIHELEKVRKQLDAEKLELQAALEEAEASLEHEEGKILRAQLEFNQVKADYERKLAEKDEEMEQAKRNHLRVVDSLQTSLDAETRSRNEALRLKKKMEGDLNEMEIQLSHANRVAAEAQKQVKTLQGCLKDTQLQLDDMVRVNEDLKENIAIVERRNNLLQSELEELRAVVEQTERARKLAEQELIEASERVQLLHSQNTSLINQKKKMEADISQLQTEVEEAIQECRNAEEKAKKAITDAAMMAEELKKEQDTSAHLERMKKNMEQTIKDLQMRLDEAEQLALKGGKKQLQKLEARVRELENELEAEQKRHAESVKGLRKSERRVKELSYQTEEDRKNLVRLQDLVDKLQMKVKAYKRQAEEAEEQANTNLAKFRKAQHELDEAEERADIAESQVNKLRAKSRDIGAKKGLNEE, from the exons ATGCCTGATGTGGAGATGGCTGAATTTGGGGAGGCTGCCCCCTATCTCCGCAAGTCGGAGAAGGAACGGCTGGCTGCCCAGACCCGCCCCTTCGACCTGAAGAAGGACATCTTCGTCCCTGATGAAAAGGAGGAATTTGTCAAGGCCACCATTGTCAGCCGTGAGGGCTCCAAGATCACTGCTGAGACTGAACATGGCAAG ACAGTGACGGTCAAGGAGGACCAGATCATGCAGCAGAACCCCCCCAAGTTCGACAAGATTGAGGACATGGCCATGCTGACGTTCCTCCATGAGCCCGCCGTCCTTTACAACCTCAAGGACCGCTACGCATCTTGGATGATCTAT ACTTACTCGGGGCTCTTCTGTGTGACTGTCAACCCCTACAAGTGGTTGCCTGTCTACAATGCCGAGGTGGTGGCTGCCTACAGGGGAAAGAAGCGGAGTGAAGCTCCGCCCCACATCTTCTCCATCTCTGACAATGCCTACCAGAACATGCTGACAG ACCGGGAGAACCAATCCATCCTCATCAC CGGAGAATCCGGGGCGGGGAAGACTGTGAACACCAAGAGGGTCATCCAGTACTTTGCTGTCATCGCTGCCATTGGTGACCGTGGCAAGAAGGAGGCGGGGGCCCCGGGCAAG GGCACCCTGGAGGACCAAATCATCCAGGCCAACCCTGCCTTGGAAGCCTTTGGCAATGCCAAAACTGTCCGGAATGACAACTCATCCCGATTT GGAAAGTTTATCCGGATCCATTTTGGGGCCACTGGGAAGTTGGCATCAGCTGACATTGAGACCT ACCTCCTGGAGAAGTCCCGTGTGATCTTCCAGCTGAAGGCTGAAAGAAACTACCACATTTACTACCAGATCCTCTCCAATAagaagccagagctgctgg acATGATGCTGGTGACCAACAACCCCTACGACTATGCCTTCATCTCCCAAGGAGAGACCACAGTTCCATCCATTGATgatggggaggagctgctggccacaGAT AGTGCCTTTGATGTCCTGGGATTCACTCCAGAGGAGAAGAACTCCATCTATAAACTGACAGGAGCCATCATGCACTTCGGCAACATGAAGTTCAAGCAGAAACAACGGGAAGAGCAGGCAGAACCAGATGGCACAGAAG AGGCAGACAAGTCAGCTTACCTAATGGGGCTGAACTCAGCTGATCTTCTCAAGGGGTTGTGCCATCCTCGGGTCAAGGTGGGCAATGAGTATGTCACCAAGGGGCAGAATGTCCAGCAG GTGATTTATGCTGTCGGAGCCTTGGCCAAAGCCGTGTATGAGAAGATGTTCAACTGGATGGTAACCAGGATCAACAATTCACTGGAGACCAAGCAGCCACGGCAGTACTTCATTGGTGTGCTGGACATTGCTGGCTTTGAAATCTTTGAT tTCAACAGCTTTGAGCAGCTCTGCATCAACTTCACCAatgagaagctgcagcagttttTCAACCACCACATGtttgtgctggagcaggaggaataCAAGAAGGAGGGCATTGAGTGGGAGTTCATTGACTTTGGCATGGATCTCCAGGCCTGCATTGACCTCATTGAGAAG CCCATGGGGATTATGTCCATCCTGGAGGAGGAGTGCATGTTTCCCAAGGCCACGGACATGACCTTCAAGGCCAAGCTCTTTGATAATCACCTGGGCAAGTCAGCCAACTTTGGGAAGCCACGAAACATCAAGGGGAAGCCAGAGGCCCACTTTGCCCTTATTCACTATGCTGGCACAGTGGACTACAACATCATCGGGTGGCTGCAGAAGAACAAGGACCCCCTCAATGAGACAGTGGTGGGGCTCTACCAGAAATCAGCCCTGAAGCTCTTGGCCAACCTCTTTGCCAACTATGCTGGGGCTGATGCAC CTgtggagaaggggaaaggagcTAAGAAGAAAGGTTCCTCCTTCCAAACTGTCTCTGCCCTGCATCGG GAGAATCTCAACAAGTTGATGACCAACCTGCGGTCTACCCACCCTCATTTCGTCCGCTGCATCATCCCCAATGAGACTAAGTCTCCTG GTGTGATGAACAACCCCCTGGTAATGCACCAGCTTCGCTGCAATGGAGTGCTAGAGGGCATCCGCATCTGCCGCAAGGGCTTTCCCAATCGCATCCTCTATGGGGACTTCCGACAGCG GTACCGCATCCTGaaccctgctgccatccctgaggGACAGTTCATTGACAGTCGCAAGGGCGCTGAGAAGCTCCTGGGATCCCTTGATATTGACCACAACCAGTACAAATTTGGACACACCAAG GTCTTCTTCaaggctgggctgctggggctgctggaggagatgaGGGATGAGCGCCTGGCCCGGATCATGACCCGCTTGCAAGCCCAAGTCCGTGGTTTCCTGTCCCGTCAGGAGTTCAAGAAGATCCTAGAGCGCAG AGACTCATTGCTGGTGATCCAGTGGAACATCAGGGCCTTCATGGGGGTGAAGAACTGGCCTTGGATGAAACTCTACTTCAAGATCAAGCCCTTGTTGAAGAGTGCTGAGACGGAGAAAGAGATGCAG AACATGAAAGAAGAGTTTGGGCGGCTGAAGGAGGCCTTAGAGAAGTCAGAAGCCCGGCGGAAGGAGCTAGAGGAGAAGATGGTCTCCATGCTGCAGGAGAAGAATGACCTTCAGCTCCAAGTGCAGGCT GAGCAAGACAACCTGGCTGATGCTGAGGAGCGCTGTGACCAGCTGATCAAGAACAAGATCCAGCTGGAGGCCAAGGTGAAGGAGATGACTGAGCGgatggaggatgaggaggagatgAATGCTGAGTTGacagcaaagaaaaggaagCTGGAGGATGAATGCTCAGAGCTGAAGAAGGACATTGATGACCTGGAGTTGTCATTGGCCAAAGTGGAAAAGGAGAAACACGCCACTGAGAACAAG GTCAAGAACCTCACAGAGGAGATGGCTGGGCTGGATGAAACCATCGTCAAGCTAACAAAGGAGAAGAAAGCCCTGCAAGAATCTCACCAGCAAGCACTGGATGacctgcaggcagaggaagaCAAGGTCAACACATTGACAAAGGCCAAAGTCAAGCTGGAACAGCAAGTGGATGAC CTGGAGAGTTCACTGGAGCAAGAGAAGAAGATTCGGATGGACCTGGAACGGGCCAAAAGGAAGCTGGAAGGTGATTTGAAGTTGGCTCAGGAGAATATCATGGACCTGGAGAATGACAAGCAACAACTGGACGAGAGGCTGAAAAA GAAAGACTTTGAGCTCAATGCCCTCAACGCCAGAATTGAGGATGAGCAAGCAGttgcagcccagctccagaaGAAGCTCAAAGAACTTCAG GCACGGattgaggagctggaggaggagctggaagcagagcGGACAGGCAGAGCCAAGGTGGAGAAGCTGCGCTCAGACCTGTCACGAGAGCTAGAGGAGATCAGCGAGCGGCTGGAGGAGGCAGGTGGTGCCACATCAGTGCAGATCGAGCTCAACAAGAAGCGGGAGGCAGAGTTCCAGAAGATGCGGCGGGACCTGGAGGAGGCCACACTGCAGCATGaggccacagctgctgcactgcGCAAGAAGCACGCCGACAGTGTGGCCGAGCTCAGCGAGCAGATCGACAACTTACAGCGCGTCAAgcagaagctggagaaggagaagagtgAGCTCAAGCTGGAGCTGGATGATGTCGGCTCCAACATGGAGCAACTGATAAAAGCCAAG GCCAACCTGGAGAAGATGTGCCGCACCATGGAAGATCAGATGAATGAGCACCGGACCAAGTCCGAAGAGGCTCAACGCATGGTCAATGACCTCACCACTCAACGAGCCAAGCTCCAGACTGAGAATG GTGAGCTTTCtaggcagctggaggagaaggaagccTTCATCAACCAGATGACACGAGGGAAACTCACCTACACCCAACAGCTGGAGGACCTCAAGAGGCAGCTAGAGGAAGAAGTGAAG GCCAAGAATGCACTGGCCCATGCCCTGCAGTCAGCCCGGCATGACTGcgaccttctgagggagcagtaTGAGGAGGAGACAGAGGCCAAGGCTGAGCTCCAGCGCTCACTCTCCAAGGCCAACTCTGAGGTGGCACAGTGGAGGACCAAGTATGAGACAGATGCCATCCAGCGCACTGAGGAACTGGAGGAGGCCAA GAAGAAGCTGGCCCAGCGGCTacaggaggctgaggaggcgGTAGAGGCGGTCAATGCCAAGTGTTCCTCCCTGGAGAAGACCAAACACCGACTGCAAAATGAGATTGAAGATCTCATGGCAGACCTGGAGCGGtcaaatgcagcagcagctgcattaGACAAGAAGCAGAGAAACTTTGACAAG ATCTTGTCTGAGTGGAAGCAGAAGTTTGAAGAGTCACAGGTGGAGTTGGAAGCATCGCAGAAAGAGGCCAGGTCCCTCAGCACTGAGCTCTTCAAGCTGAAAAACGCTTATGAGGAGTCACTTGATCACTTAGAGACTTTAAAGAGGGAAAACAAGAATCTCCAAG AGGAGATCTCGGACCTGACGGAGCAGCTGGGTGGCAGCCACAAGACCATCCACGAACTGGAGAAGGTCCGGAAGCAGCTGGATGCTGAGAAACTGGAGCTCCAAGCTGCATTAGAGGAGGCTGAG GCCTCTCTGGAGCATGAGGAGGGAAAGATCCTGAGGGCCCAACTGGAGTTCAACCAGGTCAAGGCAGATTATGAGCGCAAGCTGGCCGAGAAGGATGAGGAGATGGAGCAGGCCAAGCGCAATCACCTGCGGGTGGTGGACTCACTGCAGACCTCGCTGGATGCTGAGACCCGGAGCCGCAATGAGGCCCTGAGGCTGAAGAAGAAGATGGAGGGTGACCTCAATGAGATGGAGATTCAGCTCAGCCATGCCAATCGCGTGGCTGCTGAGGCTCAGAAGCAAGTCAAgacactgcagggctgcctcaAG GACACCCAACTGCAGCTGGATGACATGGTACGGGTCAATGAGGACCTGAAGGAGAATATTGCCATCGTGGAGAGGAGAAACAACCTTCTGCagtcagagctggaggagctgcggGCAGTGGTGGAACAGACTGAGAGGGCCCGCAAgttggctgagcaggagctgattGAGGCCAGCGAGAGGGTCCAGCTTCTCCACTCACAG AACACCAGCCTCATCAACCAGAAGAAGAAGATGGAGGCTGACATCTCCCAGCTGCAGACAGAGGTGGAAGAGGCCATCCAGGAGTGCAGGAATGCTGAGGAGAAGGCCAAGAAAGCCATCACTGAT GCGGCCATGATGGCAGAGGAGCTGAAGAAGGAGCAGGACACCAGTGCCCATCTGGAACGGATGAAGAAGAACATGGAGCAGACCATCAAGGACCTGCAGATGAGGCTGGATGAGGCCGAGCAACTGGCCCTCAAAGGGGGcaagaagcagctgcagaagctggAGGCTCGTGTGCGGGAGCTGGAGAATGAGCTGGAGGCTGAGCAGAAGCGCCATGCCGAGAGTGTCAAGGGTCTCCGCAAGTCCGAGCGTCGTGTCAAGGAACTCAGCTACCAG ACAGAAGAGGACCGCAAGAACCTGGTCCGGCTCCAAGACCTTGTGGACAAGCTCCAAATGAAGGTCAAGGCCTACAAGCGACAGGCAGAGGAGGCG GAGGAACAGGCCAACACCAACCTGGCCAAGTTCCGCAAGGCGCAGCACGAGCTGGATGAGGCAGAGGAGCGTGCTGACATTGCCGAGTCCCAGGTCAACAAGCTGCGGGCCAAGAGCCGTGACATTGGAGCCAAG AAGGGACTCAATGAAGAGTGA